GCGCTGAGATTGCATTCTGACCAGGTCAGCAAGTTCAAATTCATCTTCATATGCATTGCTAAGGGCATATTTATATCCAATATCTCCTGAAGGGATCTTTGTCGCTCTTATAATTAATAAATGTTCTCTATAATCTTCACTCTCCCCGTCTCATGTATAAACTGTCTTCATCTGCATTTTTTTATAAAGTCTGCAAAATCGTTTCTGAACTTTTCTGTAGCATCCTTATTTTCCTTCCACGATTCGGAATTCAGTACCAACCATACCACGCAAAACCAGTCAGAAGGGTATATATCCCTAAAGCGGATGGCAAACAACGGCCAATAGGAGTTACAGTTTTAGAGGATAAAATAGTCCAAAGAGCTACTGCTATGGTATTAAACGCTATCTACGAGGCTGATTTTCTGGGCTTCTCTTATGGATTTCGACCGAAACGTAGTCAACATCAGGCTTTGGATGCTGTGTATGCAGGTTTGTTGATTAAAAGGATCAATTGGATTCTGGATGCGGACATTCAGAACTTCTTCGGGAAGGTAAATCATGGATGGGTACTCAAGTTCGTTGAACATCGAATTGCTGATCCCCGAGTCTTACGATTAATCCGTAAATGGTTGAATGCAGGAGTCATGGAGAACGGAGTATTATCATTTGAAGAGGATGGAACGCCACAGGGGGGATCGATTTCACCCTTAATTGCTAATATTTATCTTCACTACGTACTCGATCTCTGGACACAAAATATGAGAGAGAAGCAATTGAAAGGTGATGTAATAGTAGCTCGCTATGCGGATGACAGTATTACAGGCTTTCAATACAAAAGTGAAGCAGAGTACTATTTACAGGATCTAAGACTGAGACTCGCAAAATTTGGATTATCACTGAATGAAGAAAAGACGAGGTTATTGGAATTTGGTAAGTATGCAATTAGCCGCCGAAAAGAACAAGGATCGGGAAAACCGGAAACTTTCAATTTTCTAGGGTTCACCCATATCTGTGGGAAAAGCCGTAAAGGGAAGTTTACCATCCTCCGATACACGATTAATAAGCGGATGCGGAGCAAGATGCTTTCAATTAAGCAGCAACTTAGAAAACGCATGCATATGAAGGTCAGTTTAGTCGGGAAATGGCTAACGAGTGTACTGACCGGATATTTTCGATATTATGGAGTATCCGGAAATATCGGAAAATTAGATCAGTTTCGTTATGGAATTCTAATGCGATGGTTTAAAATACTAAAGCGTAGAAGTCAGCAACGAAGACTAAGTTGGTCCCAAATGAGCACTATTGCTAACCGATGGCTACCTCGCCCCAAGGTCTACTACAAACATCCGCTTTCACGAATTGGTGTCACTACCTGAGGTAGGAGCCGTATGCGGTAATTCTGCACGTACGGATCTGCGCAGGGGGTGCGAGGTAACTCGCATTCCTATCGCGACCAAACTTTTCATTATGCAGATAGCATACTCAATACCTGAAGAATCCTATCCTCAAAGTTGCTTTTCTACTGAAGAAATAGAATGTCTGGAACAGCAGATCGAACAGTTAGAAGGCAAAACGGATAAACTAAAAACCCATATACATCTTCCGATCTGAGAAGATATATATGGGCCATAGCCAGATTAGGTGGCTGGAAAGGCTATCTATCTGAACGTAAACCCTGCATCACCACCTTTTGGATGGGGCTGCAGAAATTTACTGCAGTCATGCAAGGCTGGATTCTTTTTAGAGATGTGTCCAGACGGTAGGTCATTGACCGGGGTTTATTTTTTACGATTGATTGTAATATCTAATCTAAAGACTTTATTAGTTTAAGAATAGTACTTCACCACTTTATCAACAAGCTCAATGTTTTCTGCAATAATATAAAAAAAATCGCCCTCCTCATTATTTAATTTAAAAACTGTAAACCCTATTTCAACACGATATTTCTTATTTAAGTTAATCGCTTCCTCTGTACCTTCAATGACTTGTATAAGTAATTTATTCGTATCTGCTTTCCAATCAATATTTCCAATAATTGTAAAAACATTTTTAAACCTCATTTCAAAGTTATGAAAGTAACTAAAATCCTCACTGGCAGCAATTATAAGCTCTTTATCCCTAAAAGATAATAATGATAATTCCAAAAAGGGAAATTCTATTACCTTGCTATTTATTTTGTCAACTATATCTTGAATCATACTGTTTATCCTTTTAATGGAATATGAGTATCGTTTGCAGCTTGCTTGTTATCTCCTGTTTTCAAATCTCGTTCTTTATACCAATTATTCTTATCATCCACATACTCCCAACCAAATCCTTGACCGTTACTATCGCTTCCTTGTAACCTTCTTGCTACCCTATAAGTCGTACCATTCCTAGAATTTGATCCTTCTGGCGCATTTTCTTGCTTCGGATGTATCCTGACTTCATAATCATACCCACCTTCCGACCACTTTTCTTTAAACTTCTCTGGTAAATATACCAATCCTTGACGATTTAAAGCCTTAGTCAATAAACTACGTGCCTCAGACACTGGTGTAAATCGACCATCCACGCCAGGTAACATTCCTCTACTAACTAGTTCTGTTTTATACCGCCAATCATTCCACGAAGCAGTTCCATCCAATAATCTTTGTTTCACCCCCAATAAATAATTATCGGGAAGTGTAATGGGATCATCTGTGATAATTTCACCTGGTTTATACTTCTCTGAACCTTTTCCCACATCTGAAGAAGAAAAAAGTCCCTCGAAAAATATGACCCAAGGAGATGCTTTTGATGCTAATGATACTATTTTTCCTGCTGTCCTTGTCTTTTCAAATAACTTTTTAAGAATCTCATCACCATCTTTAACTCTATGAGGATCTGGCGCTCTCGTACCTAGCCTATTATTTAATGTAGTTTTTCTTTGTGATACCGCCCCTATCTCATTGCTATTTCCACTTTCTAAACCATCTATATCAATATTTACTATAGGACTATTACTTGCATACTGATAAGGGGTTAATTCCGGATACTGTTTCGTAATAGGGTCTACTGAAAGGAACCTCCCCACTCTCGAATCATAAATTCTCATCCCATAATCCTGCTCATTCCCCTCTCCCTTCACCTCATTATCATTCTCCTTCCCATTAAACCCATACCTATACCCCTTCGCAGCTATCCCATAACTCACCCCATTATCACTACCCAAATCTGCATTCGTCTGATCCACCGTCAACGTTCCAAACTCATCTCCATCCCCACTCGCAAATTCATCTTCGAAACTAATGCTTTCACTCGCCATATACGTCGCCGGCGTATTATTCGTACGCTGATTCACAACTAGTGTGGCTGGAACCGTCTCTCCATTCTTGATTAAACTGCTCGCTATATTCCTTCCCGTCCCAATATGGCCTCCTCTACCTGGCATCAACATTCCAAATGGATAGTAATCCTGCGCATTGACGATCACCGCATTGTAGTGATCCACTGTAGAACTATTCAGCGATACGCCCAGTTTACGGTCGGAGACAACTGCAAGCACATTCCCCAGGTGATTGGTCAATTCAAAGAACTTCTTTCCTCTTATGAAGGTAATATTTTTTCCGTTACCTAATCCGGTCATGCCCGTAACTGCTGGTGATGTCTGATCCTGCACATTTATAGCCAATGTTTGCATGCCTAACCGGCTACTGCCATATAGGTTGGCTTCCGCCTGACTTAACTGACCCTGATTGACCGTTGCATCATTATAATTATAGACACTCAGTATATTCCCTGTTGCATCACGAACATACCAGGTCTGAGTCGTATCATTGGTTTTACTGATGACCGCTTTGCTGATCCGGTTGCCAGTCACATCATAAGTATACACAATCGCTGTACTGTCGTGCTTATATATTTTTGATATCTTCCCATATACATTCCAACTGATAAGGTCTGCACCTGAACGACGGTCTGCCATCATATTACCAATACTGTCGTATTTGTAATTGTCATACCCCTGATTATCAATATCATTGCCATACCTACGCTCATTAACGGTATCCCGAATATATGCCAGCTTATTAGTACCCGGACGGTAGTAATACGTCATCGAATCCATGGCCAACGGAGCTCCGGCAAAAGTATTATTACCATTGCGTAAATATCTCAGGATGTTACCATTCGCATCATAGTTAATCTTTTCCTTAAAATCTGGAAGTGCAGTAAATGCATTCGTCCAGGAATTGGTCAGGCTATCTAAGCCCTTATTGGCTGTCATACCTTTAATACGGTTCAGCACATCATAAGAATAGCTGTACTCCAGGGCTGTACCCAAGGAAGGCGTATTCTGGCTCATCGCAGCAATATTGCCATTAAATAAGCGCTTATTACCAACTCCCCCGGCAAAAGGCATCACTGCTGAATTCACTGGCTTGTAGTCATTATTTCCATAATAATGGTTAGCATAACCAAATACATCCTTCGCAACCTGGCTTCCCGAAGCGCCATCACCTCCTATATCGAAGGAGGATGTGCCAGCAGTACCATTGATACCCTTTAACCAACCTTCAAGGGTGTAAGCATTGTCTATGCCCTGCACCTGTTGCTGACCGATTACCGTACGGGCAAGTGCTCCATGCCTGTAATATTGATAATAGGCATCGTTTTCCCAGAAAACACTATCACGACTCGTTTCTACATTCGTCAACCGGTTCAATGCATCATAACTGTAACGGTGATAGTACGCATCCTTCTGACCAGGTTGATAACCCACCCAGTTCACTTTTCCACTGATGAGGTCATATTTGTACCCGATCTTCTTCCAACGGTTGGCAAACCTGCTCAATGCGCCCTGTTTATAATCATGTAACAGTGTTTTCACGTTACCATGAATATCATAACTGTAGAAAGTGGCAACTGAAAACTCCATCGCATCCTGTGCTGCCGCATCATTGAAGCGTGCCATCCAGGAGACCCGGTTTCTCAGGTTCTCAGGTAAAAGGTACTCTGGTGGTAGTAACCCATAGGTTATATCATAATTAGTCACTGCAATATCCGTTCTTGTAGACTTAACGGCTGACAACCAATCTGCTGCTTTTGTCGTATCCCGGCTGATAAAATCATTCATAGCCACGGTACTTGTGAGCTCTCCCACCTCTTTTGTCCGACCCAATGCATCATATTGAGTATAACTATACTTGTTTTCTCCTATTTGTTTTGCATTCTGGGAATAAACTAGTCTACCTAAACGATCATACCAGTAATTCGTAATGCCATCATCCGGAGTTTTCTTTGAAACAACCTGGTTGAGTGTATTATACCTGTACTGAGTCGCCATTTTGTGTGCAGGCACTAACAGCGTACGATTCGCACGCGCAGCTCTTACTTTACCCGCCCAGGCATCAGAACGATCAATCACCACTCCTGCAGGAGGAATTGTTTTGATTAAATTACCTGCCTGATCATAATAATATAAGGTATAATGATACTCGCTGCTCGTGTAAGTCAGGGTGAACACCTCACGCTGCCCACCAGCTAAAGCTGTGTCAAGGTACTCTTTCGCAAAGTTGCCGGAAAGAGAATCCCTGTAAGCCTTATATTGTTCAGTTCCCGCCATAACAGCATGATTCTCCGCATCCGTACAACTATTCGTCGTATCAAGTGTAACACTGTTAAATACAGGAGTGACATTACCGCATAGTAATGGACCGTTATGAATTGTACTACACGTTGGGTAAGCACAACTTATTATAGCACGGTTGATACTATCTTTTAAATTACTTACTGTAACAGGATAATTCGAAAGATAACCGTTATTCTTAATTGTAATTAAATAACTTGAATCCGATGTCCAGGTAGTAGTCCTGTTTACATCCATACCAACACTGTCCACCCCGGTTGTAAACACACTATCCAGGCACCCCACTTTATTAACTCCTTTACTGATCATCAGCATGCTGGAGTCTCCATAATTACCTATTGCTGCATATGTGCCATCAGGGCGCTCTATCACTCCATGGATGTCTGTTCTGACCTTTGTATTGATCATATCAGCCCATTCCATATTCGTATCAGATCCTAACTTTTGCCATAACACACGGGATGGCGTTGTGCCATAGTTCTGTACCGCCATAATACCACCATCAGATGTGGGCGCTATAGGCATCCACTGCGTTGGAAGGACGCCAAACGGGTTTCTGAACTGCTTTGAGAATAAGATATTACCTGTGTTATTGATCCCAACAACTATGTTGGCATTTGTCTGCGGCGCTGACCCGGATTTCCAAAAGGTAGCAGTAAAGTTGAATAAAAATCCTTTGGATGTTTTAAATAACTGCGCAGAATAGCCTTGCTCCGCCCGACTGGATTGTTTGTTATAAATAATGGTTGAATTGGGAATGACGTTGCCCGTCGATAAATATAGTTTGGTCACTACCATATTATACATCAAGGTCCCGAAAATATTCGCAAAGGAACATCCTACCATCACCAGTGTGTCTTTATTCTGTACAATTGAATAGCCTTCATTCCCGCTTCCTTTCAAATCCAGTAAATGTGCCCAACGTGCATCTCCATTAGGTTTCAATGACACTACAAGACCATTGACAGAAGAAAGGGTCTGATGCCTTAATGCCATGACGTATCCACTATCTGTCTGTATAATATCCTGGCCTGTTATACCTTTTTTATCATTTAGGACCTTACTCCAGCTAACATCACCATTAGACTGTAATTTTACAATAAATGCAGAATTAACGCCCCCTACGCCAGTTGTACCCAGTACAATATAGCCGCTATCACCAGTAAGGCGGATTCTGTTGAAATAGTCGTTACCTCCATTACCATATGTCTTTGCCCAGCTTACCTGCCCTGTTGCGGTCGTTTTCACGAGATAGGCATCATAATTCCCTGAAGCATTTTTGATTTGTCCGGCGAGCAGCATACCATTATCAACGGTGTTGATAATATCATAAAAGACGCTACTGTAACTATTCCTGGTATAAGTTTGAAGGGTAGAACCTGTATTGGCTGTAGTACATACCGCTATAGAATCCGTTTTTTGAGACAATGCACACGTATCCCTGAATGCCAGATATTGCCATGCCTGGTAATTGTACCCTGTGGCATTGTTCATGTATGCCGCAAACAACTTGTTCTTTTGCTGCTGCAGGCTGCTCGTATCTTCATAGGCTGGTGCCAGACCCGGATAAGTGGCATTGTAATTTGCATACAATGTGGAGAACTCCTGGCAGCTCACACAGGCAGGTGCTGTATTACACTGCATCAATGGTGGTATCGTAACTGGCGAAGACAGGTACTTACAACTGGATCCGGCGCTGTCACAAGCCTGCTGTAATAGCCGCACCTGCCCTTCTGTCAATGAGGTGCCTCTTGTGCGGTTCAGGTACACTGTCAAAGACGTATCTGTTGACCTTTTGAATGCCTTGTATTCAACATTCAGTACGCGCAGCTTCTCACATTCACAATCTGTTGGCTTTGCATAGGTCACCTCATCATAATTTGCGCGTTGCTTGTCATAAGCACCCGGAGCAGTGATCAGCAGACCGTTACAATTTACATTATCAGTAATACCTTTTTCCTGGTTATAGGCCGCCAGCACCTTCTGAAAACTGTTGTCCCCTGATGGCGTGCTGCTCGAACCAAATAAATGATGCTCATCTGAACCTGCCATACAGATCGCTTTCAGCTGTGGAATCACCTTCGCTCTCAGTTCCGCTGTATCATAATACGTACAGGAAGCTGTTAACTGGCGGATCCACGCATTGATATAACTATTACAGTTGGATTCATAGCTCGCCTTCACATCTACATTCACTGAATCTTTTACCTTTGATGTATCGCCGCTGGTCATATAACTGTAACCAGCCATGGTCAGTGCACTGCTCGCATCCATAAACCGAGGGGTCTTGGAATCGACGATCAGCTGGTTGGTGGTAGGGCTACAATTGGCCGCCATCACCAGGCTATCTATTAAGTGATCTTTATAGGCAAGATATAAGCTGCGGAAATTATGCCAGATCATATCCTGATCTCCCGCACATAACCCGGAAGAAAATGCTTTCGCAGGGGTATTATAGGTCGCTGCACAGCTGGCGGTCAGATCACCACATTTAGTCATAATCGCTGCTACACTGTATAAAGACAAAGCATTTGTGCCTGTACCACCTGTATAGTTCTCTAATTTACTTTTTAAGGGTATCATGACAGACAAAGGGTCTATATTTCCTGTCACTACTTTAAAAGGGAATGACACACCATCTCCTATTGGATTGAGATAACCTTTATCAAGCGCTTCAGCATATGTATCAACACCTTCAAAGGCTCTGTCCCATTGTAATGCCTTTTCATAAGAGGTATATTTCAGGTAACGGCAGTACTCAGGGTGGAATTGTACCAGCGCTTTCGCCCAGGAAGGTTTGAAGTTCTCCGCAAATGCCTCTGCTGACAATGCCTGTGGCCGCACATACACACCTGCTGATTCATCATATACACTATCTACACGTCCATTCTCGTCCAGGTAGGTGATTGTCGGAAGCATGTATTTAGGCAGCGAATCTGTTTTATGATAAAAGATACTATAAGCATACGATGAATCGCTTAACGTGGCATACTGACCAGAAGGAGCAGAAACGTCTTCCAGCATGATATCCAGTTTTTCTGTCGCAGGAGAGGTCGTACCACAGAGTGCATCACAGGCGGCTACGGCATCGTTGTAAGCGATAAAGGCAGCTGTGGAGTCGCCTCCATAATTTGCCTTGAAAGTGATCCAGTCACCTACTGCCGCACGACATCCTGCACAGGTAGGTGCACAATCTATCTTACTTACAAGGCTACGTTGTGCCTGGATAAATTCGTTCAGCGTCTTTAAACATTGCTGCTGCAGGTAGATGCTGTCACGATAAAATTCCAGTGCAGCTCTGCTTACTGTGAGGCGTTTGGTGACCTGGTAGCTGCCTTTGGGTAATTGCAACGCAAACGCAACTACAATGGAGTCCGGCTTAGTACAGGTAGCTATGATCGAATCCGGCTTGTAGTTGCGGACAAGTTTATAGTAATTCTGGTGATTGAGTTCATCAGTCACTGAGATTTCCAGGTCATACAATCCATTATAACAGATGGTGTCTGTACCACATGGTTTACGCAGTACCGGCGGTTGCAGGGCGTACCTGAAAGATTGTGAATACTGAGGACCATCAACACTGATCAACAAACCACGGGTACTTTCCAGTACCATCCCGTTCACACTGTTACTACCTGCTCTTGAAAGCGTATCTACTACTTTAAACTCAACATTGGACTCAAGATTGTCAAGATCCGCACTGTCAGCTTTACCGGCTAACGCCGTCGCTATTGTACGACCATGCATATCTACATAGGTGATCGACATCTGCCCATTGGCATCCTGCACCCCATTTTTGAAGTAATGGGTAATATCACCTGCCTCAGTTCCAAACAGTACATTCAGGTCGTTATCACTCGGAGAAGCATAGAAATATTTGGTTTCGTGGTTGCTGCCTAATTTGAATACAGGCCCTACTCCACTCTGCCGGCTAACCCGGCCTGTTCCATCCTGTGTATAAGAAGTTTCTGTGAAAGCATAACCACCTGCATCGGGAATGTATTTGTTTACACCCTCGTTCACAAGTGGATTGTTAAGCGAATAATATTGACTGGCACCACTACCTGTAGACATTGCAGGGGCACTTGCAGTCGCAAAATCAGCAGGAGAAGACAGATTGTCATACAGACTCTTATCGTAAGGAACGCCATTTAAACCCTGGTTAAAATTGGCGGAGTACCTGATAACCGTATTCAAAGTTGGGGCAGGCATCACTTTGATCACCTCTCGACCTTGGTAATCATATAAGTTCTCTGCTACGATTGTCGTATTGGTCGTGTTATCCTTGGTAACAGTCTGCCGGTTACGAAGACTTCCATCGAAATAACTTACGGTTACATTTCGCTTACCCTCTTCTGCAAAGGCTATATTGGATTGCCAGTTCAAGGCGTTCTGATGACCAACAAAAGAAAAACCTGTCAGTGGATTTGCAAAGTCCGAACTCCACAATGTCTCTTTCCGGAAATCATTCTCCAGTACCTGTACCGCTCTTATTCTGTAGAATAGGATACCCGGACCCTCGAAGAGCAGGGGAATACGATATTTATACCCGGTGTTATACCCGGGGATCGTTACCCGTGAGGAATTGTTCTTAAAGACCAACGCCGGATCTGGTTGAGCAACTGGCCCATATCTTCCGGATAATAATGCGGATGAATCTATGAAAGTCCATTCCAAATCATATTCATCGGCACTTGCAACAGGCGTCCATTGGACGGTCACTTCATCTGTAGAATCTGTATTAGGCGTATTCTCATGACTGATCGATTTGACCGCATCACTGGCACAATCCATGACGTACACCGCACGAACCTCCATTTCATTTTCCAGTAAAAGGGCGTTCATCACCTTTGCACTTTCACGTGTGATAGTTAGCCCCAATACTCTTACTGTTACTTCGTGGGCATTATTAAACACAAAGCTGTTACGACTCGTATAAGTAGCCGTATCTGTGTAGTTAATAATAAGCGTCTGCTCCAGAGAATCGTATGCTGCATCCGGCCGTTTGTAGGTGATTCTAACCTTGACGATGGCTGTAAAAGAGTCAGGCAAAAGCTGTGTGGAATATTCATTTATATGGAAATGAATGATGTTTCGCGTAGAATACCGGGAGTCCAGTTTCGACTTATCTGCATCCAAAAAACCGGCATCCCTGACAGTAATGAAGTTATTCTGAACTAATTCATTCTTACTCCCGTCCAATACCTTACTTAACATACCTACCTTCTGTGCGGAAGTAGTTCCTGCTATTAAAAATAACAGGAGCAAGGGAAGCCATTTATATATTTGTTTAAGCAAAACTTGCATCTTTTTACTTTATGGGTTAGGGGTTGACAATACTACCTGATAATCACTAAAAGCACTAGCAGGCTTATATTCAGCACCTTCTTTATAGAAATATTGCTCCTCTTTAAACCTGGTATCTTCCGGCTTGAGCGGATGATAGTTAGTAAATGTGGTACGTACAAAAGCATATTCATCATACCCCTCTGGCATATTGCCCTCCTGCTGTGCAGCAGGATCTAACAATAATGTAGATTTTAGCAGATATTCAACGGAAAGTAAATGATGTGCTGCTGTATCAATCTGCATGATCAGGTTCTTGCAGGGACTACCGGGTAAAAATGTAATATCAATAGTCTTGACAGACTTTTTACGGCTTACCTTACATTTCTCCGCACCGGATTTTACAATCATCGACTGCATGTTTGATATAGGGTCGACAGCTGAATCTGGCCTGGCTATTGCCAGCAAGATCAGTTTATCTTCACGGAAAACAATAATGCTGTATCGGTCATTCCGGATAGATTCTGTACTGTCCATGCGACAATAATAATTATTACCGCCTATCTCTATACTTCCGCTTAAAGAGTCCAGGAGGATAGCAGGCTTGCTTTCATTTGCATAGGTATATTTTATATCAAAACCATAGGGAGTCGTTTTACCGGCTTCCATGATATATTTCAATGAGGCTATTGCATCTGCTACCGTTGCCCGATCCTGCGCCCGTAGCGAATGTGCTAACGATAGACAGCACATTGCCATTATAAAAAATAAAACACGTTTCATATCTGCAATAATTTGAGACTATTTGTTGAGCATTGCACTTCTGGACTCCTTGATGGTCATGATGCCTCTCTCAGTTTCCTTCTTCAGACGAA
This window of the Chitinophaga sancti genome carries:
- the ltrA gene encoding group II intron reverse transcriptase/maturase; the protein is MYKLSSSAFFYKVCKIVSELFCSILIFLPRFGIQYQPYHAKPVRRVYIPKADGKQRPIGVTVLEDKIVQRATAMVLNAIYEADFLGFSYGFRPKRSQHQALDAVYAGLLIKRINWILDADIQNFFGKVNHGWVLKFVEHRIADPRVLRLIRKWLNAGVMENGVLSFEEDGTPQGGSISPLIANIYLHYVLDLWTQNMREKQLKGDVIVARYADDSITGFQYKSEAEYYLQDLRLRLAKFGLSLNEEKTRLLEFGKYAISRRKEQGSGKPETFNFLGFTHICGKSRKGKFTILRYTINKRMRSKMLSIKQQLRKRMHMKVSLVGKWLTSVLTGYFRYYGVSGNIGKLDQFRYGILMRWFKILKRRSQQRRLSWSQMSTIANRWLPRPKVYYKHPLSRIGVTT
- a CDS encoding RHS repeat-associated core domain-containing protein; this translates as MLKQIYKWLPLLLLFLIAGTTSAQKVGMLSKVLDGSKNELVQNNFITVRDAGFLDADKSKLDSRYSTRNIIHFHINEYSTQLLPDSFTAIVKVRITYKRPDAAYDSLEQTLIINYTDTATYTSRNSFVFNNAHEVTVRVLGLTITRESAKVMNALLLENEMEVRAVYVMDCASDAVKSISHENTPNTDSTDEVTVQWTPVASADEYDLEWTFIDSSALLSGRYGPVAQPDPALVFKNNSSRVTIPGYNTGYKYRIPLLFEGPGILFYRIRAVQVLENDFRKETLWSSDFANPLTGFSFVGHQNALNWQSNIAFAEEGKRNVTVSYFDGSLRNRQTVTKDNTTNTTIVAENLYDYQGREVIKVMPAPTLNTVIRYSANFNQGLNGVPYDKSLYDNLSSPADFATASAPAMSTGSGASQYYSLNNPLVNEGVNKYIPDAGGYAFTETSYTQDGTGRVSRQSGVGPVFKLGSNHETKYFYASPSDNDLNVLFGTEAGDITHYFKNGVQDANGQMSITYVDMHGRTIATALAGKADSADLDNLESNVEFKVVDTLSRAGSNSVNGMVLESTRGLLISVDGPQYSQSFRYALQPPVLRKPCGTDTICYNGLYDLEISVTDELNHQNYYKLVRNYKPDSIIATCTKPDSIVVAFALQLPKGSYQVTKRLTVSRAALEFYRDSIYLQQQCLKTLNEFIQAQRSLVSKIDCAPTCAGCRAAVGDWITFKANYGGDSTAAFIAYNDAVAACDALCGTTSPATEKLDIMLEDVSAPSGQYATLSDSSYAYSIFYHKTDSLPKYMLPTITYLDENGRVDSVYDESAGVYVRPQALSAEAFAENFKPSWAKALVQFHPEYCRYLKYTSYEKALQWDRAFEGVDTYAEALDKGYLNPIGDGVSFPFKVVTGNIDPLSVMIPLKSKLENYTGGTGTNALSLYSVAAIMTKCGDLTASCAATYNTPAKAFSSGLCAGDQDMIWHNFRSLYLAYKDHLIDSLVMAANCSPTTNQLIVDSKTPRFMDASSALTMAGYSYMTSGDTSKVKDSVNVDVKASYESNCNSYINAWIRQLTASCTYYDTAELRAKVIPQLKAICMAGSDEHHLFGSSSTPSGDNSFQKVLAAYNQEKGITDNVNCNGLLITAPGAYDKQRANYDEVTYAKPTDCECEKLRVLNVEYKAFKRSTDTSLTVYLNRTRGTSLTEGQVRLLQQACDSAGSSCKYLSSPVTIPPLMQCNTAPACVSCQEFSTLYANYNATYPGLAPAYEDTSSLQQQKNKLFAAYMNNATGYNYQAWQYLAFRDTCALSQKTDSIAVCTTANTGSTLQTYTRNSYSSVFYDIINTVDNGMLLAGQIKNASGNYDAYLVKTTATGQVSWAKTYGNGGNDYFNRIRLTGDSGYIVLGTTGVGGVNSAFIVKLQSNGDVSWSKVLNDKKGITGQDIIQTDSGYVMALRHQTLSSVNGLVVSLKPNGDARWAHLLDLKGSGNEGYSIVQNKDTLVMVGCSFANIFGTLMYNMVVTKLYLSTGNVIPNSTIIYNKQSSRAEQGYSAQLFKTSKGFLFNFTATFWKSGSAPQTNANIVVGINNTGNILFSKQFRNPFGVLPTQWMPIAPTSDGGIMAVQNYGTTPSRVLWQKLGSDTNMEWADMINTKVRTDIHGVIERPDGTYAAIGNYGDSSMLMISKGVNKVGCLDSVFTTGVDSVGMDVNRTTTWTSDSSYLITIKNNGYLSNYPVTVSNLKDSINRAIISCAYPTCSTIHNGPLLCGNVTPVFNSVTLDTTNSCTDAENHAVMAGTEQYKAYRDSLSGNFAKEYLDTALAGGQREVFTLTYTSSEYHYTLYYYDQAGNLIKTIPPAGVVIDRSDAWAGKVRAARANRTLLVPAHKMATQYRYNTLNQVVSKKTPDDGITNYWYDRLGRLVYSQNAKQIGENKYSYTQYDALGRTKEVGELTSTVAMNDFISRDTTKAADWLSAVKSTRTDIAVTNYDITYGLLPPEYLLPENLRNRVSWMARFNDAAAQDAMEFSVATFYSYDIHGNVKTLLHDYKQGALSRFANRWKKIGYKYDLISGKVNWVGYQPGQKDAYYHRYSYDALNRLTNVETSRDSVFWENDAYYQYYRHGALARTVIGQQQVQGIDNAYTLEGWLKGINGTAGTSSFDIGGDGASGSQVAKDVFGYANHYYGNNDYKPVNSAVMPFAGGVGNKRLFNGNIAAMSQNTPSLGTALEYSYSYDVLNRIKGMTANKGLDSLTNSWTNAFTALPDFKEKINYDANGNILRYLRNGNNTFAGAPLAMDSMTYYYRPGTNKLAYIRDTVNERRYGNDIDNQGYDNYKYDSIGNMMADRRSGADLISWNVYGKISKIYKHDSTAIVYTYDVTGNRISKAVISKTNDTTQTWYVRDATGNILSVYNYNDATVNQGQLSQAEANLYGSSRLGMQTLAINVQDQTSPAVTGMTGLGNGKNITFIRGKKFFELTNHLGNVLAVVSDRKLGVSLNSSTVDHYNAVIVNAQDYYPFGMLMPGRGGHIGTGRNIASSLIKNGETVPATLVVNQRTNNTPATYMASESISFEDEFASGDGDEFGTLTVDQTNADLGSDNGVSYGIAAKGYRYGFNGKENDNEVKGEGNEQDYGMRIYDSRVGRFLSVDPITKQYPELTPYQYASNSPIVNIDIDGLESGNSNEIGAVSQRKTTLNNRLGTRAPDPHRVKDGDEILKKLFEKTRTAGKIVSLASKASPWVIFFEGLFSSSDVGKGSEKYKPGEIITDDPITLPDNYLLGVKQRLLDGTASWNDWRYKTELVSRGMLPGVDGRFTPVSEARSLLTKALNRQGLVYLPEKFKEKWSEGGYDYEVRIHPKQENAPEGSNSRNGTTYRVARRLQGSDSNGQGFGWEYVDDKNNWYKERDLKTGDNKQAANDTHIPLKG